The Vreelandella piezotolerans genomic interval CGCGAGGTATCGGTATACATACCGGGACGCTTGCGCACCGGCTCGAGCCCTGAAAGGACCTCGATCGAACTCGCGCCGTACTGGGAGGCATCAAACTGGGTCATGTAACGTCGGTTCCTGAAAAAACGGACTGAACAAAAGCGCAGAAGCGGTCTGGCTGAGTGGCGTGCAAAGACGCCACCTCGAACACTTATCACAGAGGCTCAACACGATAGACCGCGCCTAAACGCACACAGGATAGCGGAAAAGCAAAAAGCTGTATATCCAGCCATATAGATCGAACGGCCTACGCCTGCTCTGCTGCCCACAATGCCTCGATGAGACCGCGGCTAGACGCATCCATACGAGCGATATCGCCCTCGCCATCGATGATGGCCTGGGTATCGGTGGCAATCTGCTTACCCAGCTCGACGCCCCACTGATCGAAGGGGTTGATGTCCCAAATGACGGCCTGAACGAAGACCTTGTGCTCGTAAAGTGCAATCAGCGCGCCCAACGTGGCGGGCGTCAACTGATCCAGCAGCACCGTGGTCGAGGGCTGATTGCCCCGGTATCGCTTGTGCTCGGGGCGCGGGCCATCCTCGTCCAACGCATCGTCACCCAGCATCAGCACGCGGGATTGGGCAAAGCAGTTGGCCAACGCCAGGCGATGCTGGGCCTTCAAGTGGCGGCGGGTATCCGGCTCCTCGACCTCGTCGTAACGCTTCAGGGGAGCAATGAAATCGCAGACCACCGGTTGGGTGCCCTGGTGCAGCAACTGATAAAAGGCGTGCTGGGCGTTCGGGCCGAGCTGCCCCCAGAGTACCGGGCAGGTGGAGTAGTTGACTGCTTGGCCCTGTCGGGTGACCGACTTACCGTTGGACTCCATCTCGAGCTGCTCTAGGTAAGCGGCAAAGTACTCCAACCGTCCGTCGTAGGGCAGAATCGAGTGGGCGCGAATATCCAGAAAGTTGACGTTCCAGATGCCCGCCAAGCCCAATAGCACCGGCAGGTTGTCGGCCAGCGGCGCATCGCGGAAGTGGCTATCCATAGCGTGGGCACCCGCCAACAGTTCTCGAAAATGCGCCATGCCTACCACCAGCGCGATCGGCAGCCCAATGGTACCCCACAGCGAGTAGCGCCCGCCGACCCACTCCCAAAACATCAGCTGATGGTCAGAGGCAATCCCCCACTCACTCATCTTTTCAGGGCTGGCCGATACACCGATGAAATGCTGGCGCACGATCAGCGCCTCGCTGATCGGTTTGGCATGAGGGCTCGCGTCCGGCAGGTCGGCGTGCTGGGTGAGTCGCCCGATCAACCAGTCGCGGGCCGTGTTCGCATTGGAGAGCGTATCGATGGTGGTGAACGACTTGGACGACAGCACGAACAGCGTGGTCTCCGGGTTGAAACGGCTGAGGTAATCCGCCAACTGAGAGCCGTCCATGGTCGAGGCAAAATGCACCTCGACCGGATGAATATCCCGGGGCCGATAGTCCGATAGCGCATGGGTCACCATGAGCGGCCCCAAATCCGAGCCGCCCACACCTAAGTTCACCACGTGACGAATCGGCTTGCCGGTGGCCCCACGCCACTGGCCAGCGTGCAGGCGCTGCACCAGACGCTCCATCTGCGCCAAGCTGTCATGCACGGCCTCGACGATATCCTCGCCTTCCACGTCCAGGCTCGCATCCGCAGGTAAGCGCAAGGCAGTATGCAGCGCCGGGCGGTTCTCACTGACGTTCACCCGTTTGCCGCTCAACAGCGCCTCGATGGCACCGGGGACGCCCGCTTCGTGCGCCAGCGCCAGCAGATGCTCCAGCGTATCGTCGTCCCAACGCTGCTTGGAAAGATCGAGGGTCAGCCCCGCTACCTGACGCGTAAAGTGCTGCCAGCGTCCAGGGTCGTCCCCAAACAGGTTTTTCAAGTGAACGTGTTTAAGCGCTTGCGCATGCTGCTGTAACGTTTGCCAAGCGGGAAGCGTATCGGGAGTTGCTGTTGCGAAAGCCATGTGCCCTCTCCTGTGGCGTCGTTCCGTGAGGCAGGAATCTGAATGGATCAGGCCTGTTCTGCGATAACAAGGGCGCGTAAACTACGCAGCCTCATTAACCATCCTGGCTTGCCCATGAGTGATGCATCTTACCGCGACGCTATCTTTTCAACACCCCTAGACAAGGTGGCTAGGTTCTCCTTTGATGAGCAGGTCGTCGCGTGCTTCCCTGATATGATCCGCCGCTCGGTGCCCGGCTATGGCCAAATCCTGGGTATGCTGAGCCTGATTGCCAAACGCCATCTGCGCCACGGCGCCCACGTATACGATCTGGGCTGCTCGCTGGGCGCCTCCGGCCTTGCCCTGGCAGGCGCCCTGCCCGCCGATGCGTTCCGCTATACCGGTATCGACCTTTCCCCGGCCATGGCCGCCCGCGCCAAGCAGACCTTTCTCGAGGAGTGCCCCGACCATGCGTTGCAGGTCGAAGAAGCCGATATTCGTACCTACGAGTATGCGCCGTCGGGGATGATCATTCTCAACTTTACGCTGCAATTCTTGCCCCCGGCCGACCGGGATGCGCTGCTCGAGCGCCTTTATGATGCACTGGAGCCCGGCGGCGTGCTGATTTTGTCGGAAAAGACCGTCGATGCCGACGAGCGCGACAATGCCTGGCGGGTCGAGCGCTACCACGACTTCAAGCGTGCCAACGGCTATAGCGATATGGAGATCAGCCAAAAGCGCACCGCGCTCGAGAACGTGCTGATTCCCGATACGCTCGATGCGCTGCACGAGCGCTTGTCGCTGGCGGGCTTCCCCCGCTCCATGACTTGGTTCCAGTACCTGAACTTCACCTCGCTGATCGCTTTCAAGGAGGGTTAAGGTGGCGCTACTCCCCGACGATCACCGCGCGCTGTATCAAGCGTTTCTGGACCAAGCCGCCCAGGATGCCTCGCTGACGCCTTGGCTGGCTAAACTCCCCGAGCAGCTCGCCAGCGGACTGGACCGCCAGCGCCACGGCGACCTCTCTGCCTGGGAAAAAGCCGTGGCCAAATTGCCGCCGCTGCCGGACGAGCGCCGTGTGGATTTGAACAGCGATACGCTGACAGTCGAACTCGAGCTCACCGACAGCCAGCAGCGCCAGTGCTTCAACCTGCTGCGCAAGCTGGCCCCATGGCGCAAAGGCCCGTTTAGCCTGGGGGGTATCGAGATCGACACCGAGTGGCGCTCGGATTGGAAATGGCAAAGGGTCTCCCCGCATCTGGCACCGCTTAAGTATCGCAAAGTGTTGGATGTCGGCGGCGGCAGCGGCTATCACGCTTGGCGGATGGCGGGTGCAGGTGCCGCTTTCGTGTTAGTGATCGACCCATCGCCGCGCTTTTACTGGCAGTTCCAGGCAGTGCGCCATTTCGTTGGCAACGCCGACGACGGCCGCACGCAGTTTCTGCCGGTGGGTATCGAAGACGTACCGGAGAACCTGGGTTTCTTCGATACGGTGTTCTCCATGGGCGTGCTTTACCACCGTCCATCGCCGCTCGAACACCTGCAGCAGCTAAAAGACGCTTTGGCCCCCGGCGGCGAGCTGGTACTGGAAACCCTGGTGGTGGAAGGCGACGAGCAGACCGTGTTCGTCCCCGGCGAGCGTTACGCCGCCATGCCTAACGTCTACTTTCTGCCCTCCTCCAAAGCGCTGTGCCACTGGCTTTCGCGCTGCGGCTATACCAATGTGCGGGTCGTTGACGAAGCAGTGACGACACTCGACGAGCAGCGCTCCACCGAGTGGATGACCTACCAGTCGCTGGCGGACTTTCTCGACCCCCATGATCGCAGCCGCACCGTCGAGGGCTATCCGTCGCCGCGCCGGGCGGTGATTCTGGCAAACAAGCCGACGTAGGCAATCTCAGCGTCGCCTAACGCCGGAGAATCACCAGCCAGCGGCCTAGGTTCATCACGCTGGCCAGTGACGCGGCCACGTAGGTAAAGGCGCAGGCGGTGAGAACGTGGCGGGCACCGGCCATATCGGCGGGAGGGACGTACTCTTTGAGCAGAGGCAGCGCACGATTGAAGCTGGCATCGAACTCCACCGGCAGCGTGACGAGATGCACCAGCGCCGCCGTGCCGAAGCTGATCACCGCCATGGCAATGACCATGGCCAGCCCACCGGGTAACCGCGTGAGTAGGAAGAGAAAAGGCGCGGCCATCATCAAAATGGCGCCCAGCTTTTCGGCTTTTTGCGCCAGCGTGACCAAGCGGCTGCGTGCCAGCAGCGGCGCGTAGCCTTCATGGTGCTGAATGGCATGACCCACTTCATGGGCGGCAACGGTCACCGCCGTGAGCGAGCGGCCATCGTAATGGTCGGGGGTCAAGCGCACGCAGCGCGATTCGGGGTCGTAATGGTCCCCCTGCTCGGTACGCTCGACTCGCACGCCCTCGACGCCCAAGCGGCGCAGCAGATGCTCGGCCAACTCCGCGCCGGTGCCCGGGTAGTCGTCACGCCCACGGGTATGGCGCTTCAACACCCACTTCGCCCACAGATTGGGCAAGACGAAAATGGCCAGTGCCAATACGACAAGAAGAATCAGCATCGCAACACCGCAGACCTGCCAGTTAGGAATACGCCAGCATCACCCTATCGATGGGTAATGAGAGGACCGTTCGAGTAGCGTTTCGTTATTCGAATAGGGTTTTCGATAATAGTTTTCGAGAATCGCTCATCGAGAATCGCTCTTCGAGATTAGTTTTTATCACGAATGGCGGGGAAACACAGCTTAGGCAGGCTCGTTGCGATGCGCTTCCACATCACGCTGAACGGCCTGCAAGCCACGCGCCGAAATATCGCCTTGGGCGTGGGCGTGTTCGGCAATCAAAATGCTATCTGCCGCCAGGACCAGCTCACACTCGGTATGGGCTAACTCATCGCGCAAGCGCTGAATGGCGGCCTCCCGCTGTGGATTGTTATCGACACGACGTATGTAGATCGATTTGATCCGATCCGGGTAGGCTTTGACGACCTCCGTATAGACTTCGGGGTCATGTTGACCGCTATCACCAATCAAGATGCAGGGCATGTCGTCGTATAACGCCAGCATACGATCGATGAGTTCTCGTTTGTGTGCTTCCGCTCGGCGGGGCCATGGTTTGCGCCAGGAGATGCCCCACTCGCGCAAAAACAGTATTGGCCCAATCGGAATCCGGTTCATTTGGAAAAAGGCTTCCAGCATCTCATAAATAGCCCAAGGACCCCGGGAGACGTATAGGATCGGGCGTTCACCCTTTTCGGTTTGGCCACGGTAAAGCGCTTGGTAGAGCGACGCCACACCGGGGAATGCCGTTCGGCGGTGCGGCTTACGCACGAACAACCGATAGAGCATTTTGAGCTTTTCCGCGACACCCGTGAACATCACCGTATCATCGATATCGCTAATCACTAGCAGATCCGCTTCAGGAGGTGGAACATAGACCTCGACACTGGTACGAACGGGTGGGTGTCCCTTGGCGCGCACCAAAATATCGGCGCGGTGCCAGGAAACGTCGACCGGCAAGGGCGTCTTGATAGGCAAGTGAGCATCAAAGTAGCCGTCGCGGTCGGTGGTCAAGCAGAGCTGGTTGTCGCCAATTCGTAGATCGACCTGGGCATTGGCGAGGCCACGACGAAAGACACGACGCGCCACATCGGCGGTATCGCGCAGCACGCCGCGTCTTGGAATGGCGCGACCGAGTGCCGCTTGGCGGAACACTCGGCCCATAACGAAAACTTCCTGCTGGGAGCCATAGCCACGATAGGGATGTACCATCACCCCACTGCGGCCGCTGTCCCGCTTCATCGGTTTTGCAATGACGTGGGCAAGCCTTTTGGCGAAGCTTGCCCACTGGTGGTACCACGCCATTAAGCGTGCTGACCTGAATGCCGCCCTTCCTGCAGCTCCTCCAGCAGTTTGGCGTTGAAGGCGTCCAGATCTTTAGGAGTACGGCTGGTCACGAGACCGCTATCGACCACTACCGGCTCGTCGACCCAGTTGACACCCGCATTGCGCAGGTCTTGGGCAACGCTGGGCACGGAGGTCATCTTGCGCCCGTCAACAACGCCTGCATTTATGAGAATCCAAGGCGCGTGACAAATGGCAGCAACAGGCTTGCCCGCTTGAAAGAACGCTTTGACGAAGCTCAGCGCGTCTTCATTCAAACGCAGCTCGTCAGGGTTGAACAGGCCGCCTGGGAGGACC includes:
- a CDS encoding type 1 glutamine amidotransferase domain-containing protein — encoded protein: MNQALNGKRVAILATDGFEESELSVPRAALQKEGVEVHVVSPEGKGIRAWAETDWGDTYDADKALADAHESDYHALVLPGGLFNPDELRLNEDALSFVKAFFQAGKPVAAICHAPWILINAGVVDGRKMTSVPSVAQDLRNAGVNWVDEPVVVDSGLVTSRTPKDLDAFNAKLLEELQEGRHSGQHA
- the cmoB gene encoding tRNA 5-methoxyuridine(34)/uridine 5-oxyacetic acid(34) synthase CmoB, which codes for MALLPDDHRALYQAFLDQAAQDASLTPWLAKLPEQLASGLDRQRHGDLSAWEKAVAKLPPLPDERRVDLNSDTLTVELELTDSQQRQCFNLLRKLAPWRKGPFSLGGIEIDTEWRSDWKWQRVSPHLAPLKYRKVLDVGGGSGYHAWRMAGAGAAFVLVIDPSPRFYWQFQAVRHFVGNADDGRTQFLPVGIEDVPENLGFFDTVFSMGVLYHRPSPLEHLQQLKDALAPGGELVLETLVVEGDEQTVFVPGERYAAMPNVYFLPSSKALCHWLSRCGYTNVRVVDEAVTTLDEQRSTEWMTYQSLADFLDPHDRSRTVEGYPSPRRAVILANKPT
- a CDS encoding zinc metallopeptidase, with protein sequence MLILLVVLALAIFVLPNLWAKWVLKRHTRGRDDYPGTGAELAEHLLRRLGVEGVRVERTEQGDHYDPESRCVRLTPDHYDGRSLTAVTVAAHEVGHAIQHHEGYAPLLARSRLVTLAQKAEKLGAILMMAAPFLFLLTRLPGGLAMVIAMAVISFGTAALVHLVTLPVEFDASFNRALPLLKEYVPPADMAGARHVLTACAFTYVAASLASVMNLGRWLVILRR
- the pgi gene encoding glucose-6-phosphate isomerase, with amino-acid sequence MAFATATPDTLPAWQTLQQHAQALKHVHLKNLFGDDPGRWQHFTRQVAGLTLDLSKQRWDDDTLEHLLALAHEAGVPGAIEALLSGKRVNVSENRPALHTALRLPADASLDVEGEDIVEAVHDSLAQMERLVQRLHAGQWRGATGKPIRHVVNLGVGGSDLGPLMVTHALSDYRPRDIHPVEVHFASTMDGSQLADYLSRFNPETTLFVLSSKSFTTIDTLSNANTARDWLIGRLTQHADLPDASPHAKPISEALIVRQHFIGVSASPEKMSEWGIASDHQLMFWEWVGGRYSLWGTIGLPIALVVGMAHFRELLAGAHAMDSHFRDAPLADNLPVLLGLAGIWNVNFLDIRAHSILPYDGRLEYFAAYLEQLEMESNGKSVTRQGQAVNYSTCPVLWGQLGPNAQHAFYQLLHQGTQPVVCDFIAPLKRYDEVEEPDTRRHLKAQHRLALANCFAQSRVLMLGDDALDEDGPRPEHKRYRGNQPSTTVLLDQLTPATLGALIALYEHKVFVQAVIWDINPFDQWGVELGKQIATDTQAIIDGEGDIARMDASSRGLIEALWAAEQA
- a CDS encoding App1 family protein, with translation MAWYHQWASFAKRLAHVIAKPMKRDSGRSGVMVHPYRGYGSQQEVFVMGRVFRQAALGRAIPRRGVLRDTADVARRVFRRGLANAQVDLRIGDNQLCLTTDRDGYFDAHLPIKTPLPVDVSWHRADILVRAKGHPPVRTSVEVYVPPPEADLLVISDIDDTVMFTGVAEKLKMLYRLFVRKPHRRTAFPGVASLYQALYRGQTEKGERPILYVSRGPWAIYEMLEAFFQMNRIPIGPILFLREWGISWRKPWPRRAEAHKRELIDRMLALYDDMPCILIGDSGQHDPEVYTEVVKAYPDRIKSIYIRRVDNNPQREAAIQRLRDELAHTECELVLAADSILIAEHAHAQGDISARGLQAVQRDVEAHRNEPA
- the cmoA gene encoding carboxy-S-adenosyl-L-methionine synthase CmoA → MSDASYRDAIFSTPLDKVARFSFDEQVVACFPDMIRRSVPGYGQILGMLSLIAKRHLRHGAHVYDLGCSLGASGLALAGALPADAFRYTGIDLSPAMAARAKQTFLEECPDHALQVEEADIRTYEYAPSGMIILNFTLQFLPPADRDALLERLYDALEPGGVLILSEKTVDADERDNAWRVERYHDFKRANGYSDMEISQKRTALENVLIPDTLDALHERLSLAGFPRSMTWFQYLNFTSLIAFKEG